A single genomic interval of Aureliella helgolandensis harbors:
- a CDS encoding DUF1501 domain-containing protein, which translates to MTNFPMHRRDWLQGSACGFGALAAGAALGTGNLAMGADRPGLHHQPKAKRIIFLFMQGGVSQVDSFDYKPLLAKRNGEKLTFDDPRQTANTGKLSEHHLMKSPWKFRQYGDSGRWVSELFPEMAKRVDDMCMLHGMHTEGVAHGPATLFLHCGATNFIRPSIGSWVFYGLGTQNADLPGFVSIAPSIGNGGPRNYGSSFLPPQFQGTKVGSLTDAQLSIDSLTRADLSSDLQQQQFDLLNKLNRQQLAQRVMHVPELEASLQSQELAWRMQKVAPDVLDLSQESDQTRRLYGIDQPVTKAYGERCLMARRLCEAGVRFIQVTYGDNSANPAWDQHSNIPRHADHALAVDRPISGLLQDLKQRGLLEDTIVWWGSEFGRTPYAQANGTGRDHNPRGFTVWLAGGGFKPGFSHGETDEFGFQGINGRVHMHDLHATLLHQLGIDHKRLIFQHAGRPFRLTDVHGQVVDKII; encoded by the coding sequence ATGACGAACTTCCCCATGCACCGGCGAGATTGGCTACAAGGATCCGCATGCGGTTTTGGCGCCTTGGCTGCTGGTGCGGCGTTGGGCACCGGCAACCTCGCCATGGGAGCCGATCGACCGGGGTTGCATCACCAACCGAAGGCCAAGCGAATCATCTTCCTGTTCATGCAGGGAGGTGTTAGCCAAGTGGACTCGTTCGACTACAAGCCTCTGCTGGCGAAACGGAATGGTGAGAAGCTAACCTTCGACGATCCGCGTCAGACGGCCAATACGGGCAAACTCAGCGAACACCATTTAATGAAATCGCCTTGGAAATTCCGCCAGTACGGCGATTCGGGGCGGTGGGTGTCGGAGTTGTTTCCCGAGATGGCCAAGCGAGTGGACGACATGTGCATGTTGCACGGCATGCACACCGAGGGCGTGGCCCATGGACCGGCGACGCTGTTCCTGCATTGTGGAGCCACCAATTTCATTCGGCCGTCAATTGGCTCATGGGTCTTCTACGGTCTAGGCACGCAAAACGCCGATTTGCCTGGCTTCGTGTCAATCGCCCCATCGATCGGCAATGGCGGGCCACGCAACTACGGCAGCAGCTTTCTTCCGCCGCAGTTCCAAGGCACCAAGGTGGGCAGCCTGACCGATGCGCAGCTCTCGATCGACAGCCTCACGCGAGCCGATTTATCGAGCGACCTCCAGCAGCAACAGTTTGATTTGCTAAACAAGCTCAATCGGCAGCAACTGGCACAGAGAGTCATGCATGTTCCGGAACTGGAAGCTTCTCTGCAATCGCAAGAGTTGGCATGGCGCATGCAAAAAGTGGCCCCTGACGTGCTCGATCTATCTCAAGAATCGGACCAAACACGACGTTTGTATGGTATCGACCAACCGGTCACCAAGGCCTACGGCGAGCGTTGCCTGATGGCCCGACGACTGTGCGAAGCGGGAGTGCGGTTCATACAAGTCACCTATGGAGACAACTCGGCCAACCCAGCTTGGGATCAACATTCCAACATCCCTCGACACGCGGACCATGCCTTAGCAGTCGACCGTCCCATATCTGGCCTTTTGCAGGATCTGAAGCAACGTGGCTTGCTGGAGGATACGATCGTCTGGTGGGGAAGCGAGTTTGGGCGCACCCCTTACGCTCAAGCCAATGGAACCGGACGTGACCACAATCCACGAGGATTCACCGTCTGGTTGGCTGGTGGCGGATTCAAACCAGGCTTCAGCCACGGAGAGACCGACGAATTTGGGTTTCAAGGCATCAATGGCCGAGTACACATGCATGATTTACACGCCACGCTCCTGCACCAATTGGGGATAGACCACAAGCGACTGATCTTCCAACATGCCGGGCGTCCCTTCCGACTGACCGACGTGCACGGACAGGTTGTCGACAAGATCATCTAG
- a CDS encoding c-type cytochrome domain-containing protein — protein sequence MRILIHPLRTKNAFGSAAEYLRTALLWGAVFCLGLTATCWSYAAELVTYSQVRPILDQYCAGCHGATDPEGDFSVASYDSLMADSRELPAIVPGQPEKSHLWQLLTGAEEPRMPPEDEVQPSGEEIKQLRQWILDGADNDSASPMQLEIAAPQLPTAPRENQFASTGCSLPGGAIAIGRFGRVDIYDAPDTTLQWSLEGFSGKVNSLRTSADGKQLVVGSGVTGVAGEIAVIDISSRKIVQRLQGHSDAVYCASLSPDGKWIASGSYDRKVILWDVATGKAVRELTGHNGAIYDLDFDAQSKLLATASGDQTVKLWQVATGLRLDTFGQPEGEMYCVRFAPDAQHVFAAGADRQIRCWQIVSSDKPAINPMLHARYAHESTVLQLEFVNAGQLVSTSADLTAKLWQAEELKSLGQLAELADVPVAILTRTHKAAADNSDLRIQVLQITGQSPWLASPLLGKHQTLAEEASTPTSLLLEASAPATQPKTAPQARPPAPHDFTEVEPNNSVAEATRISLPAKVAGAIAGVDAVGNEVDADYFKFSAQAGEQWIFEVMASRNGSPLDSRIEVLGMDSQSLLRTRLQAVRESYFTFRGKDSATSDDFRLHKWEDMELDEYFYAEGEVSRLWLYPRGPDSGFKVYPGVGSRRTYFDTTPVSHALGATGYIVRELALAEQPLPNGLPVFPIYFENDDDPFRRHGADSRLEFVAPATADYIARVRDARGFSGDDFKYELEIRRPKPDFSLSVGNSKLSMPIDSGREWSVTATRSDGLEGPICIALEGVPNGFLATNPLIIEAGQERAFGTLYATPAAAILPDTSSNQELTEDGSNALANAAEGAQEVATTMPPEPFVIKLIASSEVAGQRIEHELNETLEVTLVERSELQFQIVDATDSNREVEELSIRPGETISARILIQRQGVESRVSFGGDDSGRNLPHGAYVDNIGLNGLLIPEGQNEREFFITAAPKLQPGRRQFHLQNDSAGKATSRPLWLNVLPPQTKLDPSDSETR from the coding sequence ATGCGCATCCTCATTCACCCCCTGCGGACGAAAAACGCCTTTGGATCTGCTGCTGAATATTTGCGCACCGCCTTGCTGTGGGGGGCAGTATTCTGCCTAGGACTGACGGCGACGTGCTGGAGCTATGCCGCCGAGTTGGTTACCTATTCTCAAGTGCGACCAATTCTCGACCAATATTGTGCGGGCTGCCACGGAGCGACCGATCCGGAAGGGGATTTTTCGGTCGCTTCCTACGACTCACTCATGGCCGATTCTCGAGAGCTACCCGCCATCGTGCCTGGGCAACCCGAGAAGAGTCATCTATGGCAATTGCTGACAGGAGCAGAGGAACCTCGCATGCCGCCGGAGGACGAAGTACAGCCTTCAGGGGAAGAGATCAAACAACTACGGCAATGGATTCTTGACGGGGCGGACAACGACTCCGCATCCCCCATGCAACTTGAGATCGCAGCACCGCAACTGCCAACCGCGCCGCGGGAAAATCAGTTCGCGAGCACTGGGTGTAGTCTTCCAGGTGGTGCGATCGCCATCGGACGGTTTGGTCGCGTTGACATCTACGACGCCCCAGACACAACCCTACAGTGGAGCCTAGAGGGATTCAGCGGGAAAGTGAATTCGCTACGCACCAGCGCCGATGGAAAACAACTAGTCGTCGGCAGCGGAGTAACTGGAGTTGCTGGTGAAATCGCTGTGATCGATATCAGCAGTCGAAAAATCGTCCAGCGTCTGCAGGGGCACTCCGATGCAGTTTACTGCGCATCCCTGAGTCCGGATGGAAAGTGGATTGCATCCGGGAGCTACGATCGCAAGGTGATATTGTGGGACGTAGCGACGGGAAAGGCAGTACGCGAACTGACCGGACACAATGGAGCCATCTACGATCTCGATTTTGACGCACAGAGCAAGCTCTTGGCAACGGCCAGCGGAGATCAAACCGTCAAGCTATGGCAGGTGGCGACCGGCCTGCGTCTGGATACCTTTGGGCAACCTGAAGGCGAGATGTATTGCGTACGATTCGCACCCGACGCCCAGCACGTCTTCGCTGCAGGCGCAGATCGCCAAATACGCTGTTGGCAAATTGTGTCGAGCGACAAGCCAGCGATTAATCCGATGCTGCACGCGAGATACGCGCATGAATCAACCGTCCTGCAATTGGAATTCGTCAATGCAGGACAGCTCGTTTCCACATCAGCGGATCTGACGGCCAAACTATGGCAGGCCGAAGAGCTCAAGTCGCTCGGCCAACTGGCAGAGCTGGCTGATGTGCCGGTGGCCATATTGACTAGAACGCACAAGGCAGCGGCCGACAACAGCGATTTGCGAATCCAAGTGCTACAGATCACCGGCCAGAGTCCTTGGTTAGCAAGCCCCTTGCTGGGCAAACATCAAACGCTTGCCGAGGAGGCTTCTACTCCCACCAGCCTTCTTCTTGAGGCTTCCGCACCTGCAACTCAGCCGAAAACCGCCCCTCAGGCTAGGCCTCCCGCACCGCATGACTTTACCGAAGTTGAGCCGAACAATTCGGTGGCTGAGGCCACGCGAATCAGCCTGCCTGCAAAGGTGGCTGGAGCCATCGCGGGTGTAGATGCCGTAGGCAACGAGGTTGATGCCGACTATTTCAAGTTCTCCGCCCAGGCGGGTGAGCAGTGGATTTTCGAAGTCATGGCTAGCCGAAATGGTTCGCCACTGGATAGTCGCATAGAGGTCTTGGGAATGGACTCTCAAAGTCTCCTACGCACTCGGCTGCAGGCGGTGCGCGAGTCCTACTTCACTTTTCGCGGGAAGGACAGCGCGACCAGTGATGACTTTCGGCTGCATAAATGGGAGGACATGGAGCTAGACGAGTACTTTTATGCAGAGGGAGAGGTATCACGATTATGGCTCTATCCGCGTGGTCCCGACTCCGGTTTCAAAGTCTATCCAGGAGTCGGCAGTCGTCGCACCTATTTTGACACCACGCCGGTTTCGCACGCCTTGGGTGCCACGGGCTATATTGTTCGCGAACTCGCTCTCGCTGAACAACCACTCCCTAACGGCTTGCCTGTCTTCCCCATCTATTTTGAGAATGATGACGACCCATTCCGCCGGCACGGGGCCGATTCACGCCTTGAGTTTGTTGCTCCCGCTACTGCTGACTACATCGCACGGGTCCGCGATGCGCGCGGTTTCTCGGGCGACGATTTCAAATATGAACTTGAAATCCGCCGTCCCAAACCAGATTTCTCCCTTAGTGTTGGTAATTCCAAATTGTCGATGCCGATTGACAGTGGACGAGAATGGAGTGTAACCGCCACGCGCAGCGACGGTCTTGAGGGCCCTATTTGCATCGCCTTAGAGGGAGTACCGAATGGATTTCTGGCGACCAATCCGCTGATTATCGAAGCAGGCCAGGAGCGCGCTTTCGGCACCCTCTATGCAACCCCAGCTGCGGCAATCCTGCCGGACACCTCATCCAATCAGGAGCTCACAGAGGACGGCAGTAATGCCTTGGCGAACGCGGCCGAGGGCGCGCAGGAAGTCGCCACCACAATGCCCCCCGAACCTTTCGTAATCAAACTCATCGCTTCCAGCGAAGTGGCCGGACAGCGGATCGAACATGAACTGAACGAAACGCTGGAGGTGACTCTAGTCGAACGTAGTGAATTGCAATTCCAAATTGTGGATGCCACGGACTCGAATCGCGAAGTGGAAGAGCTTTCCATTCGGCCTGGAGAGACCATCTCAGCGCGCATCTTGATACAACGGCAGGGGGTCGAGAGTCGCGTTAGTTTCGGGGGGGATGATTCGGGACGCAATTTGCCCCACGGGGCCTACGTCGACAACATTGGCCTCAATGGACTATTGATTCCGGAGGGGCAGAACGAACGGGAGTTCTTCATCACCGCAGCTCCCAAACTACAGCCGGGACGACGCCAATTCCATCTTCAGAACGACTCAGCCGGCAAGGCGACCAGCCGTCCGTTATGGTTGAATGTCCTGCCACCTCAAACCAAACTCGATCCTAGCGATTCAGAAACTCGATAA
- a CDS encoding cation:proton antiporter, translating into MHEHLFPFFLVLVPLLGIVAQWLAWRLQVPSILLLLGLGLCLGIWISPDQILSDLAGTEDNFGPKLLFPIVSLSVAVILFEGGLTLRWNQLGDSANIVFRLITVSSVITWVCTAVMSKYMLGFSWQLAWLLGAILMVTGPTVVGPLLRQIRPNRRVSSILQWEGILIDPVGAVAAVLVFEVVGHAGHVTFFDISSIVVETLAIGIIIGCLAAVLLVLALRHYWVPDFLHGVFFLVVALASFWVSNWMQEEAGLVTVTILGICLANQNYVSVEHVLEFKEHLRVLLIGCLFIVLGSRLQLSALADIGWVGVPFVLLLVLVVRPLSVYLGTLGTKWPAKERLFVGLIAPRGIVAASVASVFGLKLAALAGGENAVSFDKAALLAPVTFMVILGTVTICGLGATPLARRLGLSDANPQGILFAGASAWVREVALALQKADIRVMLIDTNYAKVTAARMAGLSAKCGNILSEHIQDEQDLAGIGRFFAVTPSDEVNTLAAMEYTHVFSRESVYQLPSQGKSHGRWQSIPDNRRGRMLFQSDLTHHVLEQMFADGAKVKITLLTDTFDMEAFRAQHGPGAILLGAINSDGRLRIRTTQANLEPVPGDSVVAILPAVAKPVEPNDSNEASTAGLI; encoded by the coding sequence TTGCACGAACATCTTTTTCCGTTTTTTCTGGTTCTAGTACCGCTGTTGGGTATTGTGGCGCAATGGCTAGCCTGGCGGTTGCAGGTTCCCAGCATTCTGCTGCTACTGGGGCTGGGGCTGTGCTTGGGGATTTGGATTTCCCCCGACCAGATTTTGAGCGATTTGGCAGGCACCGAAGATAACTTCGGTCCCAAACTCCTATTCCCGATTGTTTCGTTGTCGGTAGCGGTCATTCTGTTCGAAGGGGGGCTAACACTCCGCTGGAATCAACTGGGAGATAGCGCCAACATCGTCTTCCGTCTCATCACCGTTTCTTCGGTCATCACCTGGGTTTGCACGGCCGTGATGAGCAAATATATGCTCGGCTTTAGTTGGCAACTCGCATGGTTGCTGGGTGCGATCCTCATGGTCACGGGGCCGACAGTCGTCGGTCCACTCTTGAGGCAGATTCGCCCGAACCGTCGGGTGAGTTCGATATTGCAGTGGGAGGGGATCTTGATCGACCCGGTTGGCGCCGTGGCTGCGGTGTTGGTGTTCGAAGTCGTCGGGCATGCCGGGCACGTTACCTTTTTTGATATCTCCAGCATCGTGGTCGAGACCTTGGCCATTGGAATTATCATCGGCTGCTTGGCCGCCGTCCTGCTGGTGTTGGCACTCCGGCACTATTGGGTTCCCGATTTTTTGCATGGCGTGTTCTTCCTCGTCGTTGCCTTGGCTTCGTTCTGGGTCAGCAACTGGATGCAGGAAGAGGCCGGTTTAGTCACGGTGACCATCTTGGGCATCTGCCTCGCCAATCAGAACTACGTGAGTGTGGAGCATGTCCTGGAGTTCAAAGAGCACTTGCGTGTGTTGTTAATTGGCTGCCTTTTTATTGTCCTTGGTTCAAGATTGCAGTTGAGTGCCCTGGCGGATATCGGTTGGGTGGGGGTGCCCTTTGTACTCCTGCTCGTATTAGTCGTACGTCCCCTGTCGGTCTACCTGGGAACGCTCGGAACCAAGTGGCCAGCCAAGGAGCGATTGTTCGTGGGGCTAATCGCTCCTCGTGGAATTGTGGCCGCGTCGGTAGCCAGTGTTTTTGGGCTCAAGTTGGCTGCCTTAGCGGGAGGTGAAAATGCTGTCTCCTTCGACAAGGCTGCGTTGCTTGCACCAGTAACCTTCATGGTCATTCTTGGGACGGTTACCATTTGTGGCCTTGGAGCCACTCCCCTAGCCCGCCGACTGGGACTCTCCGACGCCAACCCGCAGGGAATTCTGTTCGCAGGAGCCTCAGCCTGGGTTCGGGAAGTTGCCTTAGCACTTCAGAAAGCCGATATTCGTGTAATGTTGATCGATACCAACTATGCGAAAGTCACCGCCGCTCGCATGGCTGGTTTGAGTGCCAAATGTGGTAACATTCTCTCGGAACACATTCAAGATGAACAGGATTTGGCGGGCATCGGTCGGTTCTTTGCCGTCACCCCCAGTGATGAAGTCAATACGTTGGCCGCCATGGAGTACACCCACGTTTTTTCACGTGAGAGTGTTTATCAGCTACCCAGCCAAGGTAAGTCGCACGGGCGTTGGCAGAGCATTCCTGACAACCGACGCGGACGAATGCTTTTTCAAAGTGACCTGACACACCACGTGCTGGAACAAATGTTCGCCGATGGGGCTAAGGTAAAGATTACTCTCCTGACCGATACGTTTGATATGGAAGCATTCCGAGCGCAGCATGGACCAGGGGCAATCCTGCTGGGAGCCATCAACTCCGACGGACGATTGCGAATTCGCACTACCCAAGCCAACTTGGAACCGGTTCCGGGGGATAGCGTGGTTGCCATCCTGCCAGCGGTTGCCAAACCTGTCGAACCGAATGATTCCAACGAGGCCTCTACGGCAGGATTGATCTAA
- a CDS encoding dynamin family protein has protein sequence MHEKSDPLSQQEGRIKEIREHLLRPIADKFGFPIGSAGSALGMPTVLCLGNHSSGKSTFVNHLAGDSIQDTGVAPTDDSFTLITYGAVEETMDGRAVVTDPQLPYRDLEQFGKPFLDHLRLKRRPIETLKNLCIIDSPGMIDHAGEHRDSSRGYDFKAVVRAFAETADLVVFFFDPDKPGTTGESLRIITESLNDSMYKLLIVFNKVDTFEDVRDFARTYGALCWNLSRVVRTKDMPHIYCTFVPDAKGDRPRSKTIELTEFEKSTRDLKTEISRVGERRRTNMVGALLDSTRSLQVHATVCQRVGWKLLVEKLSLWTGSLLLTLGGAALAWYARSNSYGLAAGVVLAIVGIALAVLTPQFLKWRLQHHIALVDKYFRESFQKKLLSQQNTRFLEGLWESVRPRTVTFLNSAGPRIIPGAPVWPARLRKLDNAIDKDIPDLLKSTK, from the coding sequence ATGCACGAAAAGTCCGATCCGTTGTCGCAGCAAGAAGGTCGCATCAAGGAAATCCGTGAGCATTTGCTCCGCCCCATTGCTGATAAGTTCGGATTCCCCATCGGTTCCGCCGGTTCCGCGTTGGGCATGCCAACGGTGCTCTGCCTCGGCAACCACTCGTCCGGCAAATCGACCTTCGTCAACCACTTGGCTGGCGACTCCATCCAGGATACTGGAGTGGCCCCCACGGATGACAGCTTTACGCTGATTACCTACGGCGCAGTCGAGGAGACCATGGATGGACGCGCGGTCGTGACCGACCCGCAACTCCCCTACCGCGATCTGGAGCAGTTTGGCAAGCCATTTCTCGATCATTTAAGGCTGAAACGCCGCCCAATCGAGACTCTCAAGAACCTGTGCATCATCGACAGCCCAGGCATGATCGACCATGCCGGAGAGCACCGTGATTCGTCGCGTGGCTACGACTTCAAAGCGGTGGTTCGCGCGTTTGCCGAAACGGCTGATTTGGTGGTCTTCTTTTTCGATCCTGACAAGCCAGGGACGACGGGCGAGAGCCTGAGGATTATCACTGAGTCGCTCAATGATTCGATGTACAAATTGTTGATCGTCTTCAATAAGGTCGACACCTTTGAAGATGTGCGGGATTTCGCGCGGACCTATGGTGCGCTCTGTTGGAATCTTTCTCGGGTCGTGCGCACCAAAGACATGCCCCACATTTATTGCACGTTCGTGCCCGACGCCAAAGGCGATCGCCCCCGCAGTAAGACGATTGAGCTGACGGAATTCGAGAAGTCGACCCGAGACTTAAAAACCGAAATATCTCGAGTTGGAGAGCGCCGGAGGACTAATATGGTGGGCGCTCTTCTCGACTCGACGCGCAGCCTTCAAGTCCATGCCACCGTCTGTCAACGCGTCGGCTGGAAATTGCTGGTTGAGAAACTCAGCCTCTGGACCGGTAGTCTCCTACTAACGCTCGGAGGTGCGGCGCTGGCTTGGTATGCCCGCAGCAACTCCTACGGACTCGCCGCAGGCGTCGTCTTGGCGATTGTGGGGATTGCTCTAGCCGTGCTGACTCCCCAGTTCTTGAAGTGGCGTTTGCAGCACCATATCGCATTGGTCGACAAGTACTTCCGGGAAAGCTTTCAAAAGAAGCTACTGTCGCAGCAAAATACCCGGTTCCTGGAAGGACTCTGGGAAAGCGTTCGACCGCGAACCGTCACTTTTCTCAATTCGGCCGGACCGCGGATCATCCCAGGAGCTCCCGTGTGGCCCGCTCGGCTGCGAAAACTCGATAACGCGATCGACAAGGATATCCCCGATTTGTTGAAGTCAACAAAATGA
- a CDS encoding glycosyltransferase family 2 protein, producing the protein MASQSTKPAVRPLPTAHTSAPIAPAEGLDSIEERLERTFESTSQQLAQQVASTDTTPLATSAKTWPVELTVVIPVYNEPVTVLEIVTRVQQLPISKEIIVVDDGSSDATPESLKALDGMPGITVLHHPVNRGKGAALQTGFEHARGKFVIVQDADLEYDPQDILKVIAPLQAGESDVVYGSRYLDAPEQDPSWLHRCGNKLLTSMSNALTGFRLTDMETCYKAFRSDVLRDIHIEQSRFGFEPEITAKLARHKISVREVGVGYKCRGRDEGKKIGWRDLISTCYCIVRYSLFR; encoded by the coding sequence ATGGCCAGCCAATCGACGAAACCAGCGGTTCGTCCCCTTCCCACTGCCCACACCTCAGCCCCAATCGCGCCGGCCGAGGGACTCGATTCGATCGAAGAACGGCTGGAACGGACGTTCGAGAGCACCAGCCAACAACTGGCACAACAGGTTGCGTCGACCGACACCACCCCCCTAGCCACTTCCGCGAAGACATGGCCCGTCGAACTGACCGTGGTCATTCCCGTCTACAACGAACCGGTAACAGTGCTGGAGATCGTCACGCGCGTCCAGCAGCTCCCCATTTCCAAAGAAATCATCGTGGTCGATGATGGCAGCAGCGATGCGACGCCGGAAAGCCTCAAAGCACTAGACGGAATGCCTGGCATCACCGTGCTCCACCACCCGGTCAATCGCGGGAAGGGTGCGGCTCTGCAAACTGGATTCGAACACGCGCGAGGGAAGTTTGTGATCGTGCAGGATGCCGATCTCGAATACGATCCGCAGGACATCTTGAAGGTGATCGCCCCTCTGCAAGCGGGCGAAAGCGACGTCGTCTATGGTTCGCGTTACCTGGATGCCCCCGAACAAGATCCCTCTTGGTTGCACCGCTGCGGCAATAAGCTGCTCACGAGTATGTCGAATGCCTTGACTGGCTTTAGGCTGACCGACATGGAAACCTGCTACAAAGCATTTCGCAGCGATGTCCTGAGAGACATCCACATCGAGCAGTCGAGATTTGGTTTTGAACCAGAAATCACTGCCAAGCTGGCACGCCACAAAATCTCGGTCCGCGAAGTAGGTGTTGGTTACAAGTGCCGTGGACGCGACGAGGGCAAGAAAATCGGATGGCGCGACCTGATCAGCACTTGCTATTGCATCGTGCGCTACAGCCTCTTCCGCTAA